One genomic segment of Anguilla anguilla isolate fAngAng1 chromosome 2, fAngAng1.pri, whole genome shotgun sequence includes these proteins:
- the LOC118221034 gene encoding poly [ADP-ribose] polymerase tankyrase-2 isoform X1, translating into MSARRCSGVSGVGGGAVSPGIEVTGAGEPTRELFEACRNGDLERVKKLITPENVNSRDTAGRKSTPLHFAAGFGRRDVVDYLLQNGANVHARDDGGLISLHNACSFGHAEVVNLLLHHGADANSRDNWNYTPLHEAAIKGKIDVCIVLLQHGAEPTIRNTDGRTALDLAEPATKSVLTGEYRKDDLLESARSGNEEKLMALLTPLNVNCHASDGRKSTPLHLAAGYNRVKTVQLLLQHGADVHAKDKGDLVPLHNACSYGHYEVTELLVKHGACVNAMDLWQFTPLHEASSKNRVEVCSLLLSYGADPTFLNCHNKSAIDLAPTAPLKERLAYEFRGHALLQAAREADLARMKKHLSLETISFRHPHTHETALHCAATSPYPKRKQVCELLLRKGANVNEKTKDFLTPLHLASEKSHNNVIEVLVKHEAKVNALDNLGQTALHRAAHCGHLQTCRLLLSSGCDPLITSLQGFSPSQLGNESVQEILQQGAFARNSDTDRQLLEASKSGDLDIVKRLCTLQNVNCRDVEGRQSTPLHFAAGYNRVAVVEFLLQHGADVHAKDKGGLVPLHNACSYGHYEVAELLVIHGAVVNVADLWKFTPLHEAAAKGKYEICKLLLQHGADPTKKNRDGNTPLDLVKDGDTDIQDLLRGDAALLDAAKKGCLARVKKLCRPDNVNCRDTQGRHSTPLHLAAGYNNLEVAEYLLQHGAEVNSQDKGGLIPLHNAASYGHVDVAALLIKYDACVNATDKWAFTPLHEAAQKGRTQLCALLLAHGADPTLRNQEGQSPLDLVTADDVRALLTAAMPPSALPSCYKPQVISVSASTGVAPSALSAGPAPLPSSSAIDSQAGGFPELLPLLAPSGAEGPVDKKEEVPGVDLSISQFLHNLGLEHLLEIFEREQITLDVLVEMGHKELKEIGINAYGHRHKIIKGVERLIAGPQSLNPYLTLNTANSGTILIDLATDDKEFQSVEEEMQSTIREHRDGGHAGGVFNRYNILKIQKVCNKKMWERYTHRRKEVSEENHNHSNERMLFHGSPFVNAIIHKGFDERHAYIGGMFGAGIYFAENSSKSNQYVYGIGGGTGCPLHKDRSCYVCQRHLLFCRVTLGKSFLQFSAMKMAHSPPGHHSVTGRPSVNGLALAEYVIYRGEQAYPEYLITYQIIRPEGAADG; encoded by the exons ATGTCCGCCCGAAGATGCTCGGGGGTCTCGGGTGTGGGTGGAGGCGCCGTGTCTCCAGGAATTGAAGTAACCGGGGCAGGGGAGCCGACGAGGGAACTCTTCGAGGCCTGCAGGAACGGCGATTTGGAGCGAGTGAAGAAGCTGATCACCCCGGAGAATGTAAACAGCAGAGACACGGCTGGGAGGAAATCGACTCCTCTGCATTTCGCTGCAG GCTTTGGCCGTAGGGATGTGGTGGACTACCTGCTGCAGAACGGGGCGAACGTGCATGCCCGGGATGACGGAGGGCTCATCTCCCTGCACAACGCCTGTTCATTCGGCCACGCTGAGGTGGTAAACCTGCTCCTCCACCACGGGGCTGACGCCAACTCCAGGGACAACTGGAACTACACTCCGCTTCACGAAGCTGCCATCAAGGGCAAGATCGACGTCTGCATAG TGCTGCTGCAGCATGGGGCCGAGCCAACAATCCGAAACACAGACGGAAGAACCGCTCTGGACCTGGCTGAGCCCGCCACAAAATCTGTGCTGACGG GTGAATACAGAAAAGATGACCTCCTTGAGAGTGCAAG gAGTGGGAATGAAGAAAAATTGATGGCCCTTCTTACGCCCCTAAATGTTAACTGTCACGCCAGTGATGGAAGGAAG TCCACCCCGCTGCATCTGGCCGCCGGCTACAACCGGGTGAAGAcggtgcagctgctgctgcagcatggAGCCGACGTGCACGCCAAAGacaaagg TGACCTGGTGCCCCTGCACAACGCCTGCTCCTACGGACATTACGAAGTGACCGAGTTACTCGTGAAG catggAGCCTGCGTCAACGCCATGGACCTGTGGCAGTTCACCCCGCTGCACGAGGCCTCCTCCAAGAACCGGGTGGAGGTGTGCTCCCTGTTGCTCAGCTACGGCGCCGACCCCACCTTCCTCAACTGCCACAACAAGAGCGCCATCGACCTGGCGCCCACCGCGCCGCTGAAGGAGCGCCTGGCAT acGAGTTCAGGGGCCACGCCCTGCTGCAGGCCGCGAGAGAGGCGGACCTCGCGCGCATGAAGAAGCACCTCTCCCTGGAGACCATCAGCTTCAGGCACCCGCACACCCACGAGACCGCACTG CACTGCGCGGCCACGTCTCCTTACCCTAAGAGGAAACAAGTGTGCGAGTTACTGCTGAGGAAAGGAGCCAATGTGAACGAGAAGACCAAAGA CTTCTTGACGCCCCTGCACCTGGCTTCCGAGAAGTCCCACAACAACGTCATCGAAGTGCTGGTGAAGCACGAGGCCAAA GTGAACGCCCTGGACAACCTGGGCCAGACGGCCCTGCACCGGGCGGCCCACTGCGGCCACCTCCAGACCTGCCGGCTCCTCCTGAGCTCGGGCTGCGACCCCCTCATCACGTCCCTGCAGGGCTTCTCCCCCTCGCAGCTGGGCAACGAGAGCGTCCAGGAGATCCTGCAGC AGGGAGCGTTCGCCAGGAACTCGGACACCGATCGGCAGCTGCTGGAGGCCTCGAAATCTGGAGACTTGGACATCGTCAAG CGGCTGTGCACGCTCCAGAACGTCAACTGCAGGGATGTGGAGGGGCGACAGTCCACCCCCCTGCATTTCGCGGCGGGGTACAACCGCGTGGCGGTGGTGGAGTTCCTGCTTCAGCACGGCGCGGACGTCCACGCTAAGGACAAAGG CGGCCTGGTCCCCTTGCACAACGCCTGCTCCTACGGTCACTACGAGGTGGCGGAGCTGCTGGTCATTCACGGCGCCGTGGTCAACGTGGCGGACCTGTGGAAGTTCACCCCCCTGCACGAGGCCGCCGCCAAGGGGAAATACGAGATCTGcaaactgctgctgcag CACGGCGCCGACCCGACCAAAAAGAACCGGGACGGGAACACCCCGCTGGACCTGGTGAAGGACGGGGACACGGACATCCAGGACCTGCTGAGGGGCGACGCGGCGCTGCTGGACGCCGCCAAAAAGGGCTGCCTGGCCCGCGTCAAGAAGCTGTGCCGGCCCGACAACGTCAACTGCAGGGACACGCAGGGCCGTCACTCCACCCCGCTGCACCTGGCAG CCGGCTATAACAACCTGGAGGTGGCGGAGTACCTGCTGCAGCACGGAGCGGAGGTCAACTCGCAGGACAAGGGGGGCCTCATCCCCCTGCACAACGCCGCCTCGTACGGG CATGTGGACGTGGCGGCTTTGCTCATCAAGTACGACGCATGCGTGAACGCCACCGATAAGTGGGCGTTCACCCCGCTGCACGAGGCCGCCCAGAAGGGAAGGACCCAGCTGTGCGCCCTTCTGCTGGCGCACGGGGCCGACCCCACCCTCCGAAACCAGGAGGGCCAGTCGCCGCTGGACCTAGTGACG GCCGACGACGTCCGCGCCTTGCTGACCGCGGCCATGCCCCCCTCCGCGCTGCCCTCCTGCTACAAGCCGCAGGTCATCAGCGTCTCCGCCTCCACGGGCGTGGCCCCCTCCGCCCTTtcggccggccccgcccccctgccctcctccagcGCCATCGACAGCCAGGCGGGGGGCTTTCcggagctcctccccctcctcgcaCCGTCTGGGGCCGAGGGGCCAGTCGACAAGAAAGAAGAGG TTCCAGGGGTTGACTTGAGTATCAGTCAGTTCCTCCACAACCTGGGCCTGGAGCACCTTTTAGAGATCTTTGAACGAGAGCAA ATCACCCTGGACGTGCTGGTGGAGATGGGACACAAAGAGCTGAAGGAGATCGGCATCAACGCCTACGGGCACCGGCACAAAATCATCAAGGGGGTGGAAAGGCTGATCGCGGGACCGCAAA GTCTGAACCCTTACCTAACTCTGAACACCGCTAACAGTGGAACCATTCTGATCGACCTGGCCACAGACGACAAGGAGTTCCAGTCCGTGGAAGAAGAG atgcaGAGCACCATCCGAGAGCACAGAGATGGCGGCCATGCGGGGGGTGTTTTTAACAGATACAACATTTTAAAG ATACAGAAAGTGTGCAATAAGAAGATGTGGGAAAGATATACTCATCGCAGGAAGGAAGTATCTGAAGAGAATCATAATCATTCCAACGAGCGAATGCTGTTCCATG GTTCTCCGTTCGTGAACGCCATCATCCACAAGGGTTTCGACGAGAGGCACGCGTACATAGGAGGCATGTTCGGAGCCGGGATCTACTTCGCGGAGAACTCCTCGAAGAGCAATCAGTACGTCTACGGGATAGGAGGGGGCACGGGGTGCCCCCTGCACAAAGACCGCTCCTGCTACGTCTGCCAGAG GCACCTGCTGTTTTGCCGCGTGACCCTCGGAAAGTCCTTCCTCCAGTTCAGCGCCATGAAGATGGCCCACTCCCCGCCCGGGCACCACTCCGTCACTGGCAGGCCCAGCGTCAACGGACTGGCCCTGGCGGAGTACGTCATCTACAGAGGAGAACAG GCCTATCCAGAATATTTGATAACGTATCAAATAATTCGACCTGAGGGGGCTGCAGATGGATAA
- the LOC118221034 gene encoding poly [ADP-ribose] polymerase tankyrase-2 isoform X2, protein MSARRCSGVSGVGGGAVSPGIEVTGAGEPTRELFEACRNGDLERVKKLITPENVNSRDTAGRKSTPLHFAAGFGRRDVVDYLLQNGANVHARDDGGLISLHNACSFGHAEVVNLLLHHGADANSRDNWNYTPLHEAAIKGKIDVCIVLLQHGAEPTIRNTDGRTALDLAEPATKSVLTGEYRKDDLLESARSGNEEKLMALLTPLNVNCHASDGRKSTPLHLAAGYNRVKTVQLLLQHGADVHAKDKGDLVPLHNACSYGHYEVTELLVKHGACVNAMDLWQFTPLHEASSKNRVEVCSLLLSYGADPTFLNCHNKSAIDLAPTAPLKERLAYEFRGHALLQAAREADLARMKKHLSLETISFRHPHTHETALHCAATSPYPKRKQVCELLLRKGANVNEKTKDFLTPLHLASEKSHNNVIEVLVKHEAKVNALDNLGQTALHRAAHCGHLQTCRLLLSSGCDPLITSLQGFSPSQLGNESVQEILQQGAFARNSDTDRQLLEASKSGDLDIVKRLCTLQNVNCRDVEGRQSTPLHFAAGYNRVAVVEFLLQHGADVHAKDKGGLVPLHNACSYGHYEVAELLVIHGAVVNVADLWKFTPLHEAAAKGKYEICKLLLQHGADPTKKNRDGNTPLDLVKDGDTDIQDLLRGDAALLDAAKKGCLARVKKLCRPDNVNCRDTQGRHSTPLHLAAGYNNLEVAEYLLQHGAEVNSQDKGGLIPLHNAASYGADDVRALLTAAMPPSALPSCYKPQVISVSASTGVAPSALSAGPAPLPSSSAIDSQAGGFPELLPLLAPSGAEGPVDKKEEVPGVDLSISQFLHNLGLEHLLEIFEREQITLDVLVEMGHKELKEIGINAYGHRHKIIKGVERLIAGPQSLNPYLTLNTANSGTILIDLATDDKEFQSVEEEMQSTIREHRDGGHAGGVFNRYNILKIQKVCNKKMWERYTHRRKEVSEENHNHSNERMLFHGSPFVNAIIHKGFDERHAYIGGMFGAGIYFAENSSKSNQYVYGIGGGTGCPLHKDRSCYVCQRHLLFCRVTLGKSFLQFSAMKMAHSPPGHHSVTGRPSVNGLALAEYVIYRGEQAYPEYLITYQIIRPEGAADG, encoded by the exons ATGTCCGCCCGAAGATGCTCGGGGGTCTCGGGTGTGGGTGGAGGCGCCGTGTCTCCAGGAATTGAAGTAACCGGGGCAGGGGAGCCGACGAGGGAACTCTTCGAGGCCTGCAGGAACGGCGATTTGGAGCGAGTGAAGAAGCTGATCACCCCGGAGAATGTAAACAGCAGAGACACGGCTGGGAGGAAATCGACTCCTCTGCATTTCGCTGCAG GCTTTGGCCGTAGGGATGTGGTGGACTACCTGCTGCAGAACGGGGCGAACGTGCATGCCCGGGATGACGGAGGGCTCATCTCCCTGCACAACGCCTGTTCATTCGGCCACGCTGAGGTGGTAAACCTGCTCCTCCACCACGGGGCTGACGCCAACTCCAGGGACAACTGGAACTACACTCCGCTTCACGAAGCTGCCATCAAGGGCAAGATCGACGTCTGCATAG TGCTGCTGCAGCATGGGGCCGAGCCAACAATCCGAAACACAGACGGAAGAACCGCTCTGGACCTGGCTGAGCCCGCCACAAAATCTGTGCTGACGG GTGAATACAGAAAAGATGACCTCCTTGAGAGTGCAAG gAGTGGGAATGAAGAAAAATTGATGGCCCTTCTTACGCCCCTAAATGTTAACTGTCACGCCAGTGATGGAAGGAAG TCCACCCCGCTGCATCTGGCCGCCGGCTACAACCGGGTGAAGAcggtgcagctgctgctgcagcatggAGCCGACGTGCACGCCAAAGacaaagg TGACCTGGTGCCCCTGCACAACGCCTGCTCCTACGGACATTACGAAGTGACCGAGTTACTCGTGAAG catggAGCCTGCGTCAACGCCATGGACCTGTGGCAGTTCACCCCGCTGCACGAGGCCTCCTCCAAGAACCGGGTGGAGGTGTGCTCCCTGTTGCTCAGCTACGGCGCCGACCCCACCTTCCTCAACTGCCACAACAAGAGCGCCATCGACCTGGCGCCCACCGCGCCGCTGAAGGAGCGCCTGGCAT acGAGTTCAGGGGCCACGCCCTGCTGCAGGCCGCGAGAGAGGCGGACCTCGCGCGCATGAAGAAGCACCTCTCCCTGGAGACCATCAGCTTCAGGCACCCGCACACCCACGAGACCGCACTG CACTGCGCGGCCACGTCTCCTTACCCTAAGAGGAAACAAGTGTGCGAGTTACTGCTGAGGAAAGGAGCCAATGTGAACGAGAAGACCAAAGA CTTCTTGACGCCCCTGCACCTGGCTTCCGAGAAGTCCCACAACAACGTCATCGAAGTGCTGGTGAAGCACGAGGCCAAA GTGAACGCCCTGGACAACCTGGGCCAGACGGCCCTGCACCGGGCGGCCCACTGCGGCCACCTCCAGACCTGCCGGCTCCTCCTGAGCTCGGGCTGCGACCCCCTCATCACGTCCCTGCAGGGCTTCTCCCCCTCGCAGCTGGGCAACGAGAGCGTCCAGGAGATCCTGCAGC AGGGAGCGTTCGCCAGGAACTCGGACACCGATCGGCAGCTGCTGGAGGCCTCGAAATCTGGAGACTTGGACATCGTCAAG CGGCTGTGCACGCTCCAGAACGTCAACTGCAGGGATGTGGAGGGGCGACAGTCCACCCCCCTGCATTTCGCGGCGGGGTACAACCGCGTGGCGGTGGTGGAGTTCCTGCTTCAGCACGGCGCGGACGTCCACGCTAAGGACAAAGG CGGCCTGGTCCCCTTGCACAACGCCTGCTCCTACGGTCACTACGAGGTGGCGGAGCTGCTGGTCATTCACGGCGCCGTGGTCAACGTGGCGGACCTGTGGAAGTTCACCCCCCTGCACGAGGCCGCCGCCAAGGGGAAATACGAGATCTGcaaactgctgctgcag CACGGCGCCGACCCGACCAAAAAGAACCGGGACGGGAACACCCCGCTGGACCTGGTGAAGGACGGGGACACGGACATCCAGGACCTGCTGAGGGGCGACGCGGCGCTGCTGGACGCCGCCAAAAAGGGCTGCCTGGCCCGCGTCAAGAAGCTGTGCCGGCCCGACAACGTCAACTGCAGGGACACGCAGGGCCGTCACTCCACCCCGCTGCACCTGGCAG CCGGCTATAACAACCTGGAGGTGGCGGAGTACCTGCTGCAGCACGGAGCGGAGGTCAACTCGCAGGACAAGGGGGGCCTCATCCCCCTGCACAACGCCGCCTCGTACGGG GCCGACGACGTCCGCGCCTTGCTGACCGCGGCCATGCCCCCCTCCGCGCTGCCCTCCTGCTACAAGCCGCAGGTCATCAGCGTCTCCGCCTCCACGGGCGTGGCCCCCTCCGCCCTTtcggccggccccgcccccctgccctcctccagcGCCATCGACAGCCAGGCGGGGGGCTTTCcggagctcctccccctcctcgcaCCGTCTGGGGCCGAGGGGCCAGTCGACAAGAAAGAAGAGG TTCCAGGGGTTGACTTGAGTATCAGTCAGTTCCTCCACAACCTGGGCCTGGAGCACCTTTTAGAGATCTTTGAACGAGAGCAA ATCACCCTGGACGTGCTGGTGGAGATGGGACACAAAGAGCTGAAGGAGATCGGCATCAACGCCTACGGGCACCGGCACAAAATCATCAAGGGGGTGGAAAGGCTGATCGCGGGACCGCAAA GTCTGAACCCTTACCTAACTCTGAACACCGCTAACAGTGGAACCATTCTGATCGACCTGGCCACAGACGACAAGGAGTTCCAGTCCGTGGAAGAAGAG atgcaGAGCACCATCCGAGAGCACAGAGATGGCGGCCATGCGGGGGGTGTTTTTAACAGATACAACATTTTAAAG ATACAGAAAGTGTGCAATAAGAAGATGTGGGAAAGATATACTCATCGCAGGAAGGAAGTATCTGAAGAGAATCATAATCATTCCAACGAGCGAATGCTGTTCCATG GTTCTCCGTTCGTGAACGCCATCATCCACAAGGGTTTCGACGAGAGGCACGCGTACATAGGAGGCATGTTCGGAGCCGGGATCTACTTCGCGGAGAACTCCTCGAAGAGCAATCAGTACGTCTACGGGATAGGAGGGGGCACGGGGTGCCCCCTGCACAAAGACCGCTCCTGCTACGTCTGCCAGAG GCACCTGCTGTTTTGCCGCGTGACCCTCGGAAAGTCCTTCCTCCAGTTCAGCGCCATGAAGATGGCCCACTCCCCGCCCGGGCACCACTCCGTCACTGGCAGGCCCAGCGTCAACGGACTGGCCCTGGCGGAGTACGTCATCTACAGAGGAGAACAG GCCTATCCAGAATATTTGATAACGTATCAAATAATTCGACCTGAGGGGGCTGCAGATGGATAA